One Epinephelus lanceolatus isolate andai-2023 chromosome 10, ASM4190304v1, whole genome shotgun sequence genomic region harbors:
- the LOC144458263 gene encoding acidic leucine-rich nuclear phosphoprotein 32 family member E-like isoform X1, translating to MEMKKRVILELRKRNPAEVVELVVDNCRSSDGEVEGLTDEYTELEILSMVNVGISSLSKLPSLPKLRKLEVSDNTISGGLDTLAEKCPNLTYLNLSGNKIKELSTIETLQNLKNLKSLDLYSCEVSTLDDYRDSVFELLPQLTYLDGYDQEDNEVPDSEAENDDDDDEAGPPGGDDDDEDEDDEEGSEGDDEEEEVGLSYLMKEGIQDEEDDGDYVEEEEDEDEEEEDGDVDGVQGEKRKRDPEDEGDDDDDE from the exons ATGGAGATGAAGAAGAGGGTCATTCTGGAGCTGAGGAAAAGAAACCCAGCGGAG GTGgtggagctggtggtggataacTGTCGCTCCAGTGACGGAGAGGTTGAAGGTTTGACAGACGAGTACACGGAGCTGGAGATCCTCAGCATGGTGAACGTCGGCATCTCTTCGCTCTCCAAACTGCCGTCACTGCCCAAACTACGCAAG ctggAGGTGAGCGATAACACCATCTCAGGAGGTCTGGACACACTGGCAGAGAAATGTCCCAATCTGACGTACCTGAACCTGAGTGGGAACAAGATTAAAGAGCTGAGCACCATCGAGACACTG CAGAATCTAAAGAACCTTAAGAGTCTGGATCTGTACAGCTGTGAAGTGTCCACACTGGACGACTACAGAGATAGCGTCTTCGAGCTGCTGCCTCAGCTCACCTATCTGGACGGATATGACCAGGAGGACAACGAGGTGCCCGACTCAGAGGCCGAAAACG ACGACGACGACGATGAAGCCGGTCCACCTGGAGGCGATGACgatgatgaggatgaagatgaCGAGGAAGGCTCAGAGGGAGAcgacgaagaggaggaggtgggccTGTCATACCTGATGAAAGAGGGAATCCAG GATGAGGAAGATGATGGAGACTATgttgaagaagaggaggacgaagacgaggaagaggaagatggag ATGTGGACGGTGTTCAgggggagaagaggaagagagatccAGAGGATGAAGGtgacgacgatgatgatgaaTAG
- the LOC144458263 gene encoding acidic leucine-rich nuclear phosphoprotein 32 family member D-like isoform X2 has translation MEMKKRVILELRKRNPAEVVELVVDNCRSSDGEVEGLTDEYTELEILSMVNVGISSLSKLPSLPKLRKLEVSDNTISGGLDTLAEKCPNLTYLNLSGNKIKELSTIETLNLKNLKSLDLYSCEVSTLDDYRDSVFELLPQLTYLDGYDQEDNEVPDSEAENDDDDDEAGPPGGDDDDEDEDDEEGSEGDDEEEEVGLSYLMKEGIQDEEDDGDYVEEEEDEDEEEEDGDVDGVQGEKRKRDPEDEGDDDDDE, from the exons ATGGAGATGAAGAAGAGGGTCATTCTGGAGCTGAGGAAAAGAAACCCAGCGGAG GTGgtggagctggtggtggataacTGTCGCTCCAGTGACGGAGAGGTTGAAGGTTTGACAGACGAGTACACGGAGCTGGAGATCCTCAGCATGGTGAACGTCGGCATCTCTTCGCTCTCCAAACTGCCGTCACTGCCCAAACTACGCAAG ctggAGGTGAGCGATAACACCATCTCAGGAGGTCTGGACACACTGGCAGAGAAATGTCCCAATCTGACGTACCTGAACCTGAGTGGGAACAAGATTAAAGAGCTGAGCACCATCGAGACACTG AATCTAAAGAACCTTAAGAGTCTGGATCTGTACAGCTGTGAAGTGTCCACACTGGACGACTACAGAGATAGCGTCTTCGAGCTGCTGCCTCAGCTCACCTATCTGGACGGATATGACCAGGAGGACAACGAGGTGCCCGACTCAGAGGCCGAAAACG ACGACGACGACGATGAAGCCGGTCCACCTGGAGGCGATGACgatgatgaggatgaagatgaCGAGGAAGGCTCAGAGGGAGAcgacgaagaggaggaggtgggccTGTCATACCTGATGAAAGAGGGAATCCAG GATGAGGAAGATGATGGAGACTATgttgaagaagaggaggacgaagacgaggaagaggaagatggag ATGTGGACGGTGTTCAgggggagaagaggaagagagatccAGAGGATGAAGGtgacgacgatgatgatgaaTAG